The sequence GGAGTACGAGATATAGTGGTTCAATTCCAATCTGACACTTTGCAGCAGATACGTGACGACCACTCTCTGTACATGAGCCTCCAATATCCTCTTCTCTTTCCACATGGTGAGTATGGATTTCACCCCGAAATCTCATTGCATCTTGAGACAGGCACCTCGAGAACAAGGCAATTCCTGACGATACGCCAGTACTACGCTGCTCAGATACAGACACGTCTTAACCAGGGGATGACATTGGTTAAAGGGGGTCGTCTCCTCCATCAATATGTTGTGGACGTTTATACGGCAATCGAAGAAGATCGGCTAAGGTGGGCCAGAAATAATCAAGATGTTTTGCGAGCCGAGCTCTACAGTAATGTACTCGATGCTGTTAGCAAGGGTGACACTGATGCTAAAATTATCGGACAAAGGTTCATATTGCCGCCCAGTTTCACCGGCGGGCCTCGATACTTAGTTGAAAAATATCATGATGCGATGGCTATCTGCAGAGAATATGGGAACCCGGATTTGTTTATCACAATGACGGCCAATCCTAACTGGAGAGAGATTAAAGAACATCTTGAAATATACGGTGGAGACTCCCCCAATGATAGACCAGACATTGAATGTCGGGTCTTTAAGATGAAGTTAGATCAGCTGCTGAAGGATTTCAAAAAAGGAACTTTCTTCAAGCCATACACTGCAGCTCTCCACAGAATAGAGTTTCAAAAAAGAGGCCTCCCTCATGCACATATATTATTGTGGTTTGGAAACTCATCCAGAACACCAAGTTCGGAAGAGGTAGATGAGATTATTTCAGCCGAGCTCccaaacaaagaagaagaccCCGAAGCTTATAATTTAGTGACAAAACACATGATCCATGGTCCATGTGGTGTCATTAATCCGAAGTCACCGTGTATGGAAAATAATGTGTGCACAAAGAAGTATCCTCGGCCTTATAATGACAGTACTTCGATTGACAAATCAGGGTACGTGTTATATCGTCGCCGCCGAAATGAAAATGAGTCTGTGGTTAAAAGTGGGGCAACCGTGAACAACACGTTTGTTGTACCTCATAACGTTAATCTCCTAAAGAAGTACGAGGCTCATATCAATGTGGAATGGTGTAACCGTACAAGCGCAGTGAAGTACTTATTCAAGTACATAACCAAGGGTGTTGACAGAGCATCCGCAGTTATTGAAAAAGGAAATACGGCAACTACCTCTGACACAGTTGCTTCTGGAGAACCAAAGGAAAAAGTGATTAAGCAACGGAATGAGATCCAAGAATACATCGAAGCCCGGTATTTGTCAGCTTGTGAAGCTATGTGGCGAACTTTTGCATTTCACATACATAAAAGAAAGCCTTCCGTTGAGAAACTTATCATTCACTTAGAAGGCGAGCATAACATCACCATTAAAGAAACTGATAACCTCGGCCGCGTAATCCGCAAACCAGGTATTGAGAAGACAATGTTTACTGAATGGATGGTATTATGCAGAAGGTCAGCATTTGCACGGACATTAACTTATGTGCAAATTCCAGAATATTTCGTCTGGAACAACAATTCCAAAGTCTGGTCTGAACGTAAGAAAGGAAAAACCATTGGGAGaattgtggctgtccatccatCAGCAGGTGATCGATACTATCTGAGGATCCTCATCAATAAGATTAAAGGTCCTAGAAGTTATGACGAGCTGAAAACTTTCAACGACGTGAAATACCCTGACTTCAAATCGGTTTGCCACGCACGAGGCTATTTGGACGATGATGTTGAATGGCTCGAGAGTATGTCAGAAGGTGCTAGAACAGCCACCCCATACCAACTCCGCGATATGTTTGTCACCTTTCTAACCACTTGCTTCGTTGCAAGCCCCAAAGGACTATGGGAGCACTCATGGAAATCAATGAGCGAGGACATACTTCACAAGAGGCAAAGGATCTTAGGCCACACAAATCTGGAGCTGGACGATGAGACCCTTGAACAGTACACGTTAATCGAAGTGGAAAAGTTGATGTGCATGCAAGATCGTTCTTTAAACGATATTAAAGAGTTGCCTAAGATCAAACCTGTTTTGCTAAAAG comes from Brassica rapa cultivar Chiifu-401-42 chromosome A02, CAAS_Brap_v3.01, whole genome shotgun sequence and encodes:
- the LOC103833200 gene encoding uncharacterized protein LOC103833200 — its product is MGQTSTEGNLDETTLARLIEMLDENNCLAKLFRRARDYYEDSGQEFNIRLLSDKGKGKEYDLPSTSEVAGLIVGDMSSTIGVRDIVVQFQSDTLQQIRDDHSLYMSLQYPLLFPHGEYGFHPEISLHLETGTSRTRQFLTIRQYYAAQIQTRLNQGMTLVKGGRLLHQYVVDVYTAIEEDRLRWARNNQDVLRAELYSNVLDAVSKGDTDAKIIGQRFILPPSFTGGPRYLVEKYHDAMAICREYGNPDLFITMTANPNWREIKEHLEIYGGDSPNDRPDIECRVFKMKLDQLLKDFKKGTFFKPYTAALHRIEFQKRGLPHAHILLWFGNSSRTPSSEEVDEIISAELPNKEEDPEAYNLVTKHMIHGPCGVINPKSPCMENNVCTKKYPRPYNDSTSIDKSGYVLYRRRRNENESVVKSGATVNNTFVVPHNVNLLKKYEAHINVEWCNRTSAVKYLFKYITKGVDRASAVIEKGNTATTSDTVASGEPKEKVIKQRNEIQEYIEARYLSACEAMWRTFAFHIHKRKPSVEKLIIHLEGEHNITIKETDNLGRVIRKPGIEKTMFTEWMVLCRRSAFARTLTYVQIPEYFVWNNNSKVWSERKKGKTIGRIVAVHPSAGDRYYLRILINKIKGPRSYDELKTFNDVKYPDFKSVCHARGYLDDDVEWLESMSEGARTATPYQLRDMFVTFLTTCFVASPKGLWEHSWKSMSEDILHKRQRILGHTNLELDDETLEQYTLIEVEKLMCMQDRSLNDIKELPKIKPVLLKELGNSLWNQEMDYDVAEETLRHDNQYKLLNAEQRAIYESVLDSVDKKDGKLFFVHGAGGTGKTFLYQTIISRLRSRKQIVLPVASSGIAALLLPNGRTAHSRFNIPLKLDEDKLCNIKPGTMLAELIEKTDLIIWDEAPMTHKHAFEALDKTLKDIMSMKNPHAKDQTFGGKTVLLGGDFRQILPVVPQGSRADTVLASISHSYLWNFCHKFPLKTNMRVNQDEKEFSDWLLKVGEGRLESEQEDENDGYHDQMVNIDPTFLQETKDKSLKQVVDAAYGDTNQIEASQSTYTDKAILTPRNDTVDEINAYTISKTEGESKDYYSYDSFEVSETQSNQNDTLYAIEYLNSMEFPGLPSHKLTLKVGAPIMLLRNINQTKGLCNGTRMILTHIGERVLKADIITGSHIGNEVLIPRVVLLHGDTQLPFTLR